One genomic window of Salvia miltiorrhiza cultivar Shanhuang (shh) chromosome 4, IMPLAD_Smil_shh, whole genome shotgun sequence includes the following:
- the LOC131021795 gene encoding uncharacterized protein LOC131021795, which yields MASSKFPRQPEKSQATLGNTAAKAGNPKATFSRSMPSSMSNLASTKSAAASAKFSENTEHLQEINSIRKAPVGAQIKRVINLLFKTREALTPDQINKACYVDANGNKAVFDSLRNNPKVRYDGERFSYKSKHQLQNKTDLLQLIRTRPEGIAVIDLKDSYTAVLDDLQTLKGSGEIWLLSNFDSQEDIAYPNDPRASITVDDDLKQLFRGIELPRDMLDIERDLQKNGMKPATNTAKRRAAAEIHGMPQKPKTKKKKHEISKRTKLTNAHLPELFQTLRGPG from the exons ATGGCGTCTTCAAAATTTCCACGACAGCCAGAGAAATCTCAGGCAACACTTGGTAACACAGCAGCTAAAGCAGGAAATCCTAAAGCAACTTTTTCTAGATCTATGCCCTCAAGCATGTCAAATTTGGCGAGTACAAAGTCTGCTGCAGCTTCAGCTAAGTTCTCGGAAAATACTGAACATCTTCAAGAAATAAATAGTATAAGGAAAGCTCCTGTAGGGGCTCAGATAAAACGTGTTATCAACTTGCTCTTTAAG ACAAGGGAAGCCTTGACTCCCgatcaaataaataaagcatgCTACGTGGATGCAAATGGGAATAAGGCCGTATTTGACAGTTTAAGGAACAATCCAAAAGTGCGTTATGACGGAGAGCGGTTCTCTTACAAG TCCAAACATCAGTTGCAAAATAAGACTGATCTTCTTCAATTAATTCGGACGCGTCCGGAGGGCATTGCTGTTATAGATCTCAAGGATTCGTACACAGCTGTATTAGATGATCTACAG ACTCTGAAAGGTTCAGGCGAAATTTGGTTGCTATCCAACTTCGATTCACAAGAGGACATAGCATACCCAAATGATCCTAGAGCATCTATTACAGTTGATGATGATTTGAAACAGTTGTTTCGGGGGATTGAACTCCCCCGCGATATGCTTGATATTGAGAGGGATCTTCAAAAGAATGGGATGAAACCTGCTACAAACACTGCTAAGAGGAGGGCTGCTGCAGAGATTCATGGCATGCCTCAGAAGCCCAagacaaagaagaagaagcacgAGATCAGCAAGAGGACCAAGCTTACCAATGCTCATCTTCCAGAACTCTTCCAAACTCTTCGCGGACCGGGATAA